One part of the Aspergillus fumigatus Af293 chromosome 7, whole genome shotgun sequence genome encodes these proteins:
- a CDS encoding malate dehydrogenase, with the protein MFAARQSFNLLQKRAFSASASQASKVAVLGAAGGIGQPLSLLLKLNPRVSELALYDIRGGPGVAADLSHINTNSTVTGYDPTPSGLRDALKGSEIVLIPAGVPRKPGMTRDDLFNTNASIVRDLAKAAAEASPEANILVISNPVNSTVPIVAEVFKSKGVYNPKRLFGVTTLDVVRASRFISQIKKTDPAKEAVPVVGGHSGVTIVPLLSQSNHPDIEGETRDTLVNRIQFGGDEVVKAKDGAGSATLSMAMAGARFAESLLKAAQGEKGVIEPTFVESPLYKDQGVDFFASRVELGPNGVEKILEVGKVNAYEEKLIQAALTDLKKNIQKGRDFVAQNP; encoded by the exons ATGTTCGCTGCTCGTCAGtccttcaacctcctccagaagcgggccttctctgcctctgccagCCAG GCCTCCAAGGTCGCTGTTCTCGGCGCTGCTGGTGGCATTGGCCagcctctctctctcctgcTCAAGCTCAACCCCCGTGTTTCTGAGCTTGCCCTCTATGATATTCGCGGTGGCCCTG GTGTCGCTGCTGATCTGAGCCACATCAACACTAACAGCACTGTCACTGGCTATGACCCTACTCCCTCTGGCCTCCGCGATGCTCTCAAGGGCTCTGAGATCGTCCTCATACCTGCCGGTGTTCCTCGCAAGCCCGGCATGACCCGTGACG ATCTCTTCAACACCAATGCCTCTATTGTTCGTGACCTCGCcaaggctgctgctgaggcaTCCCCCGAGGCCAACATCCTGGTTATCTCAAACCCC GTAAACTCTACCGTCCCCATTGTCGCCGAGGTGTTCAAGTCCAAGGGTGTCTACAACCCTAAGCGTCTCTTCGGTGTCACCACCCTCGATGTCGTCCGTGCCTCCCGCTTCATCTCCCAGATTAAGAAGACCGACCCCGCCAAGGAGGCCGTCCCCGTTGTTGGTGGCCACTCCGGAGTCACCATCGTCCCTCTGCTCTCCCAGTCCAACCACCCCGATATTGAGGGCGAGACCCGCGATACGCTCGTCAACCGCATTCAGTTCGGTGGTGATGAGGtcgtcaaggccaaggacgGTGCCGGTTCCGCTACtctctccatggccatggccggCGCTCGCTTCGCCGAGTCCCTCCTGAAGGCCGCTCAGGGCGAGAAGGGTGTCATCGAACCCACCTTCGTTGAGAGCCCTCTTTACAAGGACCAGGGTGTTgacttcttcgcctcccGTGTCGAGCTCGGTCCCAACGGTGTTGAGAAGATCCTTGAAGTTGGCAAGGTCAACGCTTACGAGGAGAAGCTCATCCAGGCTGCTCTTACTGATCTCAAGAAGAACATTCAGAAGGGTCGTGACTTTGTCGCTCAGAACCCCTAG
- a CDS encoding ATP-binding protein: protein MSTDPSVVPSSTSSPSLISVPDTPTDPSSGPFTHSTTPPSEAPLRNPPRPQINEAQATQSATMADPNDNSNAGLDTKHEVEPSIDNNGVKTEAKPSVSVTESTSVKIACKKHSGKESNAAGRKRDSKKKSHKSISTPDEDTSSASTSSSGSCSVSESGSQDDETSSSSCESETSRKNRSNRSKNKAKKILKGNRKRKSRSHQQVASDTDTTSDDIGEDDEPLDEKTLRRLLARLQTKRGAKKLRTKGESSEDQPEEDVEANSEELALLLAKEMAALSLKLGDGRKLNDGRRGRARGKRHAADGLTDGQKGNLQKSKHKLKAASKMAFKRVDQLWDNTIHNYKLTETVDDTGANEWDQYIFTVRRKFDWENKYLETVVDIKSKHLRDALAKIMDGVKGVSLVQETAVVDPNMLFLYLEETRAYMKELKQQAKKETKKKAKKLADLKAAQLKVLVKYLDTDYAETKKTLYPLLEANMITFDLLWALYKPNTIDEPRAFKIEYATKESSFMKGQWYSIEGRYLEYDGKSFGMGTMAAEVEFFKGVRKITSLGCYPLKYHREAEEVKAKLIERGKKFVALCGMNYRFHKGMAFYKKKRTIIKVNINGRVMVDPAIHRRINPNYPISTVRPKDPDILGASDDEPSEDGCRCGMSDSDVDQQQHKSRDSDNPKIVYKVVQDKEGRPRVVEVELDENGNVIQKEKMDDVQDPSGREFTEEELLIASPVVLGFAFSEKLWLEFSVSGISDIDWNEDAFDSLVLPDNQKSIVKALVESHTFRAAQNIDDVIQGKGKGLVAVLHGPPGTGKTLTAEGIAELLKRPLYMVSAGELGTDSRTLEAELNKILDIAHSWGAVLLLDEADIFLEKRTIQDIHRNALVSIFLRLLEYFQGILFLTTNRVETFDDAFQSRIHVALRYGDLTTKAKRSVWQMFLEKVQAKEGVQTAKFTDKDFDALARHNLNGRQIKNSVRTAQALAVNEQTPLSMQHIKRVLEVAETFDHDLRGGTGYMDAMRSYT, encoded by the exons ATGTCAACTGACCCCAGTGTTGTCCCTAGCTCCACAAGCTCCCCATCATTGATCTCAGTGCCCGACACCCCGACCGATCCAAGCTCCGGCCCGTTCACCCACTCTACCACGCCGCCCTCGGAAGCTCCACTGCGGAACCCACCCCGGCCCCAAATTAATGAGGCCCAGGCTACGCAGTCCGCTACGATGGCCGATCCCAACGACAACAGTAATGCTGGATTGGATACCAAGCATGAGGTTGAGCCTTCCATCGACAATAACGGAGTAAAGACAGAGGCAAAGCCATCTGTTTCTGTAACGGAAAGTACTTCCGTCAAAATCGCATGCAAAAAGCATTCAGGAAAAGAGTCGAACGCCGCCGGCCGAAAACGTGATTCCAAGAAAAAGAGCCATAAATCGATCTCAACGCCGGACGAGGATACGAGCTCGGCGTCAACTTCATCCTCTGGCAGCTGTAGTGTCAGCGAGTCTGGCTCTCAGGATGACGAGACGTCGTCCAGCTCATGTGAATCAGAGACATCTCGAAAGAACCGAAGCAACCGGTCAAAGaacaaagccaagaagatcCTTAAGGGTAACCGGAAGAGGAAATCTCGGTCCCATCAGCAAGTAGCTTCGGATACAGACACTACTAGCGATGATATcggcgaagatgacgaacCCCTTGACGAGAAAACGCTGAGAAGGCTTTTGGCTAGGCTCCAGACGAAAAGGGGGGCAAAGAAGCTTCGAACCAAGGGGGAATCTTCCGAGGATCAACcggaagaggatgttgaggcCAATTCTGAAGAACTGGCTTTGTTGCTGGCAAAAGAAATGGCGGCTCTGAGTCTCAAACTTGGCGACGGACGCAAACTAAACGATGGACGCAGGGGCAGAGCTCGCGGAAAGAGACACGCGGCTGACGGTCTCACAGATGGTCAGAAGGGCAACCTGCAGAAGTCTAAGCATAAATTGAAAGCTGCTTCGAAAATGGCCTTCAAGCGGGTTGATCAAT TGTGGGATAATACGATCCATAATTACAAGCTCACCGAGACTGTCGATGATACTGGTGCGAATGAGTGGGATCAGTATATTTTTACGGTTCGGCGCAAGTTTGACTGGGAGAACAAGTATCTGGAAACTGTCGTTGACATCAAGAGTAAACACTTGCGGGACGCTCTGGCTAAGATCATGGACGGTGTCAAGGGTGTGAGCTTGGTACAGGAGACTGCCGTTGTCGATCCAAACATGCTCTTCCTGTATCTCGAGGAGACTCGCGCATACATGAAGGAACTGAAGCAGCAGGCCAAAAAAGAAacgaagaaaaaggccaaaAAGCTGGCGGATCTCAAAGCAGCGCAACTCAAGGTTCTCGTCAAGTATCTGGACACTGACTACGCAGAGACGAAAAAGACTCTGTATCCTCTGCTGGAAGCGAACATGATCACCTTCGATCTGCTGTGGGCACTATACAAGCCGAACACCATC GACGAACCACGTGCCTTCAAGATTGAATACGCCACCAAGGAATCCTCCTTCATGAAAGGCCAATGGTACAGCATCGAGGGTCGCTACTTGGAGTACGACGGCAAGTCATTCGGTATGGGAACAATGGCTGCTGAGGTAGAATTCTTCAAGGGCGTTCGCAAGATTACGAGCCTCGGGTGTTATCCACTCAAGTACCACAgggaggctgaggaggtcaaggccaagctgATCGAGCGCGGCAAGAAATTTGTGGCACTTTGCGGTATGAATTACCGCTTCCACAAGGGAATGGCTttctacaagaagaagcggacaATCATCAAAGTCAACATCAATGGTCGAGTCATGGTTGATCCCGCGATCCATCGTCGCATCAACCCCAACTACCCAATCAGTACTGTTCGTCCCAAGGACCCTGATATCCTAGGTGCTTCAGATGACGAGCCGAGCGAGGACGGATGCAGATGCGGAATGTCTGATTCAGATGTCGATCAGCAACAACACAAGAGTCGAGACTCTGATAACCCCAAAATCGTGTACAAGGTCGTGCAAGACAAAGAGGGTAGACCTCGTGTCGTGGAAGtggagctggatgagaaTGGGAATGTGATTCaaaaagagaagatggaCGACGTGCAAGACCCCTCTGGCCGAGAGTTCACTGAGGAGGAGTTGCTCATTGCAAGTCCTGTCGTTCTGGGGTTCGCCTTCAGTGAGAAGTTGTGGCTGGAGTTCAGCGTCTCTGGAATCAGCGACATCGACTGGAACGAGGACGCATTTGACTCTCTTGTCCTTCCCGACAACCAAAAGTCGATCGTCAAGGCCCTTGTCGAGTCGCATACCTTTCGCGCCGCCCAGAACATCGACGATGTCATTCAGGGTAAGGGTAAAGGCCTTGTCGCAGTGCTACATGGACCACCTGGCACGGGCAAGACCCTGACTGCCGAAGGTATCGCCGAGTTGCTAAAACGGCCTCTGTACATGGTCAGTGCAGGAGAACTCGGAACCGACTCAAGGACTTTGGAGGCGGAACTCAACAAGATTTTGGACATCGCCCACTCATGGGGCGCGGTCCTGttgctggatgaggccgATATTTTCCTCGAGAAGCGCACAATCCAGGACATCCATCGCAACGCCCTTGTGAGCATCTTCCTCCGTCTCCTCGAATACTTCCAAGGCATTCTCTTCTTGACCACCAACCGCGTGGAAACCTTTGACGACGCATTCCAATCTCGTATCCATGTCGCACTGCGATACGGAGACCTTACCACTAAGGCAAAGAGAAGCGTCTGGCAAATGTTTCTGGAAAAGGTCCAGGCTAAAGAGGGCGTACAGACTGCAAAATTTACCGACAAGGACTTTGATGCGTTAGCACGCCACAATCTGAACGGCCGCCAG ATCAAGAACTCCGTCCGCACGGCTCAAGCGCTAGCAGTCAACGAACAGACTCCGTTATCGATGCAACACATCAAACGTGTCCTTGAAGTTGCTGAGACTTTCGACCACGACCTTCGCGGCGGGACCGGCTACATGGACGCCATGCGAAGCTATACGTAA
- a CDS encoding putative vacuolar morphogenesis protein AvaB: MLSAFTARPLVELKQRDKSKIESVLAYGDRLLVGLNNGNLRIYRVNEVCNGRQAEDDHLGEGEEGGSTLNNGDSSRPATMSSVTNPKPKQSELLRELEKFSRYKVEQLVLIKEAKLLISLSGGYVSIHDLQTYEFQEQLTRTRGATTFAVTSNIVHDPETGVPSIVSRLAVAVKRKILLWTWRDMELENDTAEMSLASGIKTLTWVSGTRIVAGLSSNFVMVDVETTNVMDLVGPGSIGGLPGQETGRLAGVGVASMSYIGIGGTAPKPLATRLSEGQVLLAKDINTQFIDIDGNSLGRRQIPWSHAPSDIGYSYPFLLALHDSSKGVLEVRNPETLSLLQSIPLPSASLLHIPQPSISLAHAGKGFLVASDRTIWRMEALSYDTQIDALVEKGYLDEAISLANMLEDALLTDKYGRLRSIKLDKAQTLFSLRKYLESMELFTEISAPPETVIRLYPRVIAGDLSSIPEEQEGSEAGTTDSQPRPEQEQKQDTVPATSDDAALARTLANTPSVRSLLRTKTDDASDAGSVRSKLMEDARSDKRLEGKDLKLAVRELQAYLADVRRRFQRFLNPDGSLKMDPTADAVKDEFTESVMKLLEMDKDQGEDGFGERLRAKAKLVDTTLFRVYMYATPSLAGSLFRIANFCDPDVVIEKLEESGRQNDLIDFLYGKKMHRQALELLKKFGQAEVDEETATQLQGPKRTVGYLQNLSPEHIDLIIEFAEWPVREKPDLGMEIFLADTENAETLPRDQVLNFLKGIDVRLAVRYLEHVIGELNDMTPDLHQNLLSLYLDRLEEQKNKEWEFASEEDRADWRNKLLDMLRTSSQYSPAKMLDRLSRDDPEFFEARAIVFSKMGQHRQALEIYVLKLEDYTKAEEYCNHLHKIEDATSTETTAIQNIALPDFEGEKPSIYLTLLSLYLSPPHGYKPRYGPALEVLAKHGSRLPPNSALELIPETLPVKELQFYFKGRMRAATSILNESKIVANLQKSQSIKTQAQLLVGEGGDMKASRSRHVTITEERICGICHKRLGGSVIDVFPE; encoded by the exons ATGTTATCCGCTTTCACGGCTCGGCCCCTCGTCGAGCTCAAACAACGCGACAAATCAAAAATAGAGTCGGTCCTTGCATACGGGGACCGTCTTCTGGTAGGATTGAACAATGGCAACTTGCGAATATACAGGGTCAATGAAGTCTGTAACGGCAGGCAAGCGGAGGACGATCATCTTGGCGAGGGCGAAGAGGGTGGCAGTACGTTGAATAATGGGGACAGCAGCAGGCCTGCGACCATGAGCTCCGTGACGAACCCAAAGCCTAAGCAAAGCGAGCTACTTCGTGAGTTGGAGAAATTTTCCAGATATAAAGTTGAACAGTTGGTGTTGatcaaggaggccaagcTGCTCATCTCGCTGTCCGGCGGATACGTATCAATTCACGACTTACAAACTTACGAATTCCAAGAGCAGCTTACGAGGACCAGAGGTGCGACTACCTTTGCTGTGACTTCAAACATAGTTCACGACCCCGAGACTGGCGTCCCGTCGATCGTATCGCGCCTTGCCGTTGCTGTTAAGAGAAAGATCCTGCTGTGGACATGGCGTGATATGGAGTTGGAGAATGATACGGCGGAAATGAGTCTGGCTAGTGGCATAAAGACACTCACGTGGGTCTCTGGAACAAGAATCGTCGCTGGGTTGAGCTCGAATTTCGTCATGGTGGATGTTGAGACCACAAATGTCATGGATCTCGTCGGACCGGGCAGCATCGGTGGACTACCCGGACAAGAAACAGGGCGACTGGCTGGTGTTGGCGTTGCTAGTATGAGCTATATTGGGATTGGCGGAACTGCCCCTAAACCGCTGGCTACACGCCTAAGCGAAGGGCAAGTTTTACTGGCGAAGGATATCAACACTCAATTTATCGACATCGACGGCAATTCCTTGGGAAGAAGGCAGATTCCTTGGAGTCATGCCCCCTCCGACATTGGGTACTCGTATCCTTTTCTGCTGGCGCTGCATGACTCTTCGAAGGGAGTGCTGGAAGTTCGAAATCCTGAGACTCTGAGCTTACTCCAATCAATACCATTACCATCGGCGAGTCTCCTGCATATTCCTCAGCCCTCAATCAGCTTGGCTCACGCTGGCAAGGGATTCTTGGTTGCTAGTGACCGAACCATCTGGAGAATGGAGGCTTTGAGTTACGACACCCAAATTGATGCTCTTGTGGAAAAGGGATATTTGGATGAAGCGATCAGCCTCGCTAATATGCTTGAGGATGCCCTTCTCACGGACAAATATGGTCGTCTACGCTCCATCAAACTTGACAAGGCGCAGACGTTGTTCTCTCTCCGAAAATACCTCGAGTCTATGGAGCTCTTCACGGAGATCTCAGCTCCTCCAGAGACAGTCATTCGGCTTTACCCGCGGGTTATAGCGGGCGATCTTTCGTCCATTccggaagagcaagaaggatcGGAGGCCGGTACGACGGATAGTCAGCCAAGACCCGAACAGGAGCAAAAGCAAGACACAGTCCCTGCAACGTCGGATGACGCTGCTCTTGCCAGAACGCTGGCGAATACACCCTCGGTGAGGTCCCTCCTTCGAACGAAGACAGATGATGCCAGCGATGCAGGTAGCGTCCGCAGCAAGCTCATGGAAGATGCTCGGAGCGACAAACGCCTTGAAGGAAAAGACCTCAAGCTTGCTGTTCGTGAACTTCAAGCGTACCTGGCAGATGTTCGCCGGCGATTTCAGCGGTTCCTGAATCCGGATGGCTCGCTCAAGATGGACCCTACAGCTGATGCGGTGAAAGACGAATTTACGGAGTCCGTCATGAAGTTGCTTGAGATGGACAAAGATCAAGGCGAGGATGGCTTTGGTGAGAGGCTTAGAGCCAAAGCTAAACTCGTAGACACAACGCTCTTCCGCGTTTATATGTATGCAACGCCGTCCCTGGCTGGCTCCCTCTTCCGGATCGCCAATTTCTGTGACCCGGACGTGGTTATTGAGAAGTTAGAGGAGAGTGGACGGCAAAACGACCTTATTGACTTTCTCTACGGGAAGAAGATGCATCGTCAAGCCCTGGAGCTCTTGAAAAAGTTTGGCCAGGCTGAAGTGGACGAAGAGACTGCAACCCAACTTCAGGGTCCGAAAAGAACTGTTGGCTATCTGCAGAACCTGTCTCCTGAACATATTGATTTGATAATAGAATTTGCTGAGTGGCCGGTACGAGAGAAGCCTGACTTAGGCATGGAAATTTTCCTTGCGGATACAGAGAACGCGGAAACATTACCTCGTGATCAAGTACTAAATTTTCTGAAAGGGATTGATGTCCGTCTGGCTGTTAGGTATCTTGAGCATGTCATTGGAGAATTGAATGACATGACTCCGGATCTCCATCAGAACCTTCTCAGCCTTTATTTGGATCGCTTGGAGGAacaaaagaacaaagaatGGGAGTTCGCCAGTGAAGAAGACAGGGCCGATTGGCGGAACAAGCTGCTGGACATGCTAAGGACAAGCTCTCAGTATTCGCCGGCGAAAATGCTTGACCGTCTTAGCCGAGATG ATCCTGAGTTCTTCGAGGCAAGAGCGATCGTTTTCAGTAAGATGGGGCAACACAGACAAGCACTAGAGATATACGTGTTAAAACTCGAAGACTATACCAAGGCAGAAGA GTATTGCAATCACCTTCACAAGATTGAAGACGCCACGAGCACAGAGACGACGGCTATACAGAATATAGCCCTTCCGGATTTTGAGGGAGAAAAGCCTTCCATATACCTGACGCTTTTATCTCTTTACTTGTCACCGCCGCATGGGTACAAACCACGATATGGGCCCGCGCTGGAGGTGCTCGCAAAACATGGATCCCGCCTTCCTCCAAACTCGGCTCTTGAACTGATCCCGGAAACACTGCCTGTCAAGGAACTGCAATTCTATTTCAAGGGTCGCATGCGGGCGGCAACTTCTATTCTCAATGAGTCCAAAATTGTGGCCAACCTGCAAAAGTCGCAGAGTATCAAGACACAAGCGCAGCTCTTGGTTGGCGAGGGTGGTGACATGAAGGCATCGAGGTCGAGGCATGTCACGATCACAGAAGAAAGGATCTGTGGGATTTGCCATAAGCGACTTGGTGGAAGTGTGATTGATGTTTTCCCCGAGTAA
- a CDS encoding bifunctional nucleoside/nucleotide kinase/histidine phosphatase family protein: MTSGSSNRRGSGQKSFFASSDETKICVVMVGLPARGKSLIAGKAMRYLAWVGIPAKVFNVGTYRRQGTPQPTATFFDPHNTEGERMRRAAAEAAMSDMLNWFKAGKGVVAILDATNSTKSRRQWIYETCRDADIETLFVESICDDEDLIMNNILEVKTTSPDYKGQDPEVAAMDFRNRIRNYEKVYETIDDNEKHFTYVKLINVGSTVIINQIKDYLSSRLVYYIQNLHIKPRSIWLSRHGESEYNLMGKIGGDSNISARGEAYARALPGLLRKSGVPSNAKVVIWTSTLKRTIQTARHLAAETGYEKLEWKALDELDSGVCDGLTYEEIAERYPDDFAARDEDKYNYRYRGGESYRDVVIRLEPIIMELERSENVIIVTHQAVLRCIYAYFLNIPQEQSPWMEVPLHTLIKLTPRAYGTEEQRFKADIPAVSTWRAKGTSAKHQEFPTEVKH; the protein is encoded by the exons ATGACTTCTGGGAGCTCTAATCGGAGGGGCTCTGGTCAGAAGAGCTTCTTTGCCAGT TCAGATGAAACAAAAATTTGCGTGGTCATGGTTGGTCTTCCAGCCAGGGGCAAGAGCCTCATAGCTGGAAAGG CGATGCGGTATCTTGCTTGGGTTGGTATTCCAGCGAAAGTGTTCAATGTCGGCACCTATCGTCGCCAGGGAACTCCACAGCCAACAGCTACCTTTTTTGACCCCCATAACACCGAAGGggagagaatgaggagagCCGCTGCAGAGGCCGCAATGTCAGACATGCTCAACTGGTTCAAAGCCGGCAAAGGCGTTGTAGCTATTCTTGATGCGACCAACTCCACAAAATCGCGACGTCAGTGGATCTATGAGACTTGTCGCGATGCTGATATTGAGACTCTGTTTGTCGAGTCAATATgcgacgacgaggatctcATAATGAATAACATCCTTGAAGTCAAAACCACCTCACCGGATTACAAAGGACAGGATCCCGAGGTAGCCGCCATGGATTTTCGAAACCGCATCCGCAATTATGAAAAGGTTTACGAAACCATTGATGATAATGAGAAACATTTCACATATGTAAAACTCATCAATGTCGGCTccactgtcatcatcaaccaaaTAAAAGACTACCTTTCAAGTCGACTGGTGTACTACATTCAGAATCTACATATCAAGCCTCGCTCAATTTGGCTTTCTCGA CATGGCGAGTCGGAGTATAACCTCATGGGAAAGATTGGCGGAGATTCCAATATTTCAGCACGCGGTGAAGCTTATGCTCGAGCTCTTCCCGGTCTTCTGCGAAAATCTGGAGTTCCCTCCAACGCCAAAGTCGTCATTTGGACTTCCACTCTCAAACGAACAATACAGACTGCACGGCATCTGGCGGCTGAGACAGGCTACGAAAAGCTAGAGTGGAAAGCTCTCGACGAACTTGACTCCGGTGTCTGTGACGGGCTCACGTACGAGGAGATTGCAGAGAGATATCCCGATGACTTTGCAGCGCGCGACGAAGACAAGTACAATTATCGATACAGAGGGGGCGAGTCTTACCGTGACGTTGTCATTCGTCTGGAACCAATCATCATGGAACTGGAACGCAGTGAAAATGTCATTATCGTCACTCATCAGGCTGTTTTGCGTTGCATCTATGCGTACTTCCTTAATATTCCTCAGGAGCAGAGTCCGTGGATGGAGGTTCCTCTTCATACTTTGATCAAGCTCACACCTCGTGCGTACGGCACCGAAGAACAGCGCTTCAAAGCTGACATACCCGCTGTTTCCACGTGGCGTGCAAAGGGCACCTCAGCGAAGCATCAGGAATTCCCCACCGAAGTAAAGCATTGA
- a CDS encoding RNA-binding protein, with the protein MADGPKSPVPQQQTPGRSPFQNGVRTSGRAFNSPNWRMKGGDSPSAQSSGSPGPKTNSSRLTFSRPSSQVPQAISEGRRLYVGNMPYTAKSEDVQALFTAANFPIERIDIAIDPFTGRNPSYCFVDLETRELANKAMTELDGRDMLGRPVKIKPGVAKTASERSQQQQHQQQRTESSPRSDKGRPFALDHWRRNDTPAFAKVDSVSSRRLYVGGLPKLTDPEIITTNITNFFKGYKVENVSKLFTPHPAKRFEPGDHYYLFVEFSSTEEAQNAMDTLNGQEGPWGANLRVQRARGETSNSQERRNKWSSARDSNGAPATDDIAVGV; encoded by the exons ATGGCCGACGGTCCTAAGAGTCCCGTACCGCAGCAACAAA CTCCCGGAAGATCACCTTTTCAGAATGGTGTTAGAACATCGGGTCGCGCTTTCAATTCTCCAAATTGGCGCATGAAGGGCGGGGACAGTCCGAGTGCTCAAAGCTCTGGCTCGCCCGGGCCAAAGACAAATTCCTCGAGGCTCACATTCAGCAGACCAAGCTCTCAGGTGCCTCAGGCTATTTCTGAAGGCCGCCGTCTATACGTTGGTAACATGCCATATACGGCCAAGTCGGAGGATGTGCAAGCGTTGTTCACCGCCGCAAACTTCCCAAT CGAGCGGATCGATATCGCGATAGACCCCTTCACTGGCCGCAATCCCTCATACTGCTTTGTCGATTTGGAGACCAGGGAATTGGCAAATAAAGCAATGACCGAATTGGATGGTCGTGATATGCTTGGCCGGCCTGTCAAGATCAAACCTGGAGTTGCAAAAACGGCAAGCGAGCGTtcgcagcaacagcaacatcaacagCAACGAACTGAAAGCTCGCCTCGCAGTGATAAGGGCAGACCGTTTGCTCTTGACCACTGGAGACGCAACGACACGCCCGCCTTCGCTAAGGTCGACAGCGTCTCTAGCCGTCGCCTTTATGTCGGCGGTCTTCCCAAGTTAACCGACCCTGAGATTATCACCACAAATATTaccaacttcttcaagggATACAAGGT tgaaaATGTCAGCAAATTGTTCACACCTCACCCTGCGAAGCGATTCGAGCCTGGAGACCACTACTATTTGTTCGTCGAATTTAGCAGCACGGAAGAGGCTCAGAATGCCATGGACACCCTGAATGGCCAGGAAGGTCCCTGGGGGGCGAATCTTCGCGTGCAGAGAGCCCGTGGAGAGACTAGTAACTCgcaggaaaggagaaacAAGTGGTCATCTGCACGCGATTCAAATGGTGCCCCGGCTACCGACGATATTGCTGTCGGTGTCTAA
- a CDS encoding histidine phosphatase family protein, translated as MKLYLIRHAECGHNVGQAAGDENGHYLTKNGRTQVRLLARSLRDRMIRFTHVFSSDLDRASETARGICEQQLASGALLAPIQVPTLREQQYGSLEGTRWQSGAPASSISSPDALRGGEPTYTDEESVVSMRTRMNAFLQDYIMPFLVNADVANEEVIAVVAHGVILQVLWVCLADLFNQKDIHLGPGVGQADFGDYVRPVWSNTGVMELDIRPASIVPPYVRDAARPPPFLLGSLQRPESFEAPLSGWSMTVMAVDDTTHLDTTAQQVERTGGTVRNTLQPSRQATADQFNRLTSTA; from the exons ATGAAGCTTTATTTGATCCGTCACGCAGAATGTGGACATAACGTGGGACAGGCAGC AGGCGATGAAAATGGCCACTACCTGACTAAGAACGGTAGGACGCAAGTCCGTCTACTCGCTCGAAGCCTCAGGGATCGGATGATTCGCTTCACTCATGTTTTCTCGTCCGATCTCGATCGAGCCTCGGAAACTGCGCGAGGTATCTGCGAGCAACAGCTGGCAAGTGGCGCGTTGTTGGCCCCGATTCAGGTCCCAACTCTTCGGGAGCAACAGTACGGCTCTCTTGAAGGTACAAGGTGGCAGTCTGGTGCTCCTGCTTCCAGCATCAGTTCCCCGGATGCTTTGCGTGGAGGTGAGCCGACGTATACCGACGAAGAGTCTGTCGTCTCCATGCGAACTCGTATGAATGCATTCTTGCAGGACTACATAATGCCTTTCCTGGTCAATGCAGACGTTGCAAACGAGGAGGTtattgctgttgttgctcaCGGTGTCATCCTCCAGGTTCTCTGGGTTTGTCTCGCAGATTTATTCAATCAAAAAGATATCCACCTTGGACCAGGCGTCGGCCAAGCTGACTTTGGGGACTACGTGCGGCCTGTATGGTCGAATACCGGCGTGATGGAGCTGGACATCCGGCCAGCATCGATCGTACCACCGTACGTCCGTGATGCCGCCCGTCCACCTCCATTCCTGCTCGGTTCCTTGCAGCGACCCGAATCGTTCGAGGCCCCGCTGTCTGGATGGTCAATGACTGTTATGGCTGTCGATGATACAACTCATCTTGACACCACGGCGCAGCAGGTTGAGCGCACTGGTGGGACCGTTCGCAATACTCTCCAGCCATCTAGGCAGGCGACAGCAGATCAGTTTAATCGACTAACTAGCACAGCATAA